In one Pseudodesulfovibrio tunisiensis genomic region, the following are encoded:
- a CDS encoding MerR family transcriptional regulator: MDELREQKTYKIGQAARKIGVKPYVLRFWEGEFEEIQPIRTESGQRLYTVETLEVISEIKRLLYDEGLTIEGAKKKLGNRDRDAFLRDIQNELVAIRNLLGD; the protein is encoded by the coding sequence ATGGACGAACTGCGTGAGCAAAAGACATACAAGATCGGGCAGGCGGCCAGAAAAATCGGGGTCAAACCGTATGTGCTTCGGTTCTGGGAAGGGGAATTCGAGGAAATTCAGCCCATCAGGACCGAAAGCGGACAGCGGCTCTACACCGTGGAGACCCTGGAAGTCATCAGCGAGATAAAGCGGTTGCTTTATGACGAAGGCCTGACCATCGAGGGGGCCAAGAAGAAACTGGGCAATCGGGATCGGGACGCATTTCTGCGGGATATTCAAAACGAACTTGTGGCAATCCGGAATCTGCTGGGCGACTAG